Part of the Diceros bicornis minor isolate mBicDic1 chromosome 2, mDicBic1.mat.cur, whole genome shotgun sequence genome is shown below.
TGTCCAGATGCACTGTGCCCAGATGCAGTACCCTCCAGCTCTGCTGCTGCTCTCCAAGTCTCCCCATCCAGGGTGGCCCCATCATTGTAACCCCCTCCCTCAGGCTCAGTGGCAGCCAATGTGGGCCAGGATGCGAGCATTGGAGGCAGCCCACTCCCTCGCAGCCCTGGCCTGGGCCTGCTCCAGTAAGATCTGCAGGAGGCCAATGGGGACATCCAGCGAGAGGGCTATGCGTGAGccagggcagggcccagggctggggtggCCCCAAGCAGCAGAGGAGCCTGTGGTGCTGGCTGAGTGGCCCTCCAAGGCCACAGGGCGGGGAGTGGCCTGGGGAAAGTTCTGAGGGATGAGCTGGAAGGCTAGGATAGTGGTCGCTGGGACAAGCAGGGCTCTCCCCAGTGTCAGGACTCTCAGCACCATCAGAGCCCACCTGGTCATCGCGTGGTCAGGCTGTGAGgggaaaacaggctcagggtGGGGGCTCTGGTCAGCTATGGCTCATGGACAGAGACAGATGGGGtaagcagagagacagagaaggagacgGAGAGGTAGAGATTAGAGAGGCCAGGCCAGGGACAGAGAGAGTCAGACAGAGAAGAAGGGACAAGAAGAGAAccagagtgagacagagaaaatCAAGAcagagccagacatgatgtacacctgaaatttatacaatgttataaacaaatgttactgcaataaacaaaaaattataaataaataaaaataaaaacaaaaaataaaaaaagacagagccagacagagaaagggtcagagacagaaagagtgagaaagagaatgagagggacagagatagacaaagagacaaagaaaccAGAGACAGAGAGCCACAGATATATCTAGATATggatatatctttatatatggagagagagaagaagaaagaggaagaggaggaggaaaaagaataggaggaagaggagtgggaggaagaaggaggtggaggaaggagaaggtggaggaaggaggaggaggaagaaggaggaggaggaggagggaggaggaggaggaaggaagaggagggaggaggaggaggaagaaggaggaggagggaggaggaggagggaggaggaggaggaaagaggaggaggagaaggagaaatggagggagggggagagggagagggagaaagagatggaGATGAATGAGATGGAGACAGAGCCAAACAGAGGGAGCCTGtaagacaaagagacagaaaccACCCCAGAGCGAAAGAGTATAATGGAAATAAGGatgcaaagagacagagaaacacagaggAACAAAAGGGGAGCCTGAGGTCTGAGCAAGAGAGCTTGCAGCAGATCCAGGACAAAGAAGGGCAGAAATGGGGGTCCTTGAGGCAGAGAAGCAGCCAGAGACCCCAGGGCTCCCTCAAGTCCAGACTTGGATCCACTTGGATCCACTAACCCAAAACTTGGATCTACTCaacccccaggccctgcccatccCAGCCCAACCCCAGTCTTACCAGTAGCAGCTTCCTTTGGGGTAAGTCAGGGCTCCCGTGGCTGCCCGGGGCTGGGGCCAGGCAGTTCTGTGCTGTGGTCTGACCTTCTGCCCCCTTCAGGGCCCATTTATCTCCCTCAGCCCCCTGGGGTGGGAGCCAGGGCATGTCTCCTGGCATGAGGCAGCCCCTCACCTATGCTTCATCCTGTCCTAGGGGGCAGTGAGGACACATCCTCAGCCCCTACCCTATCTACTCCTCTCTGGGGACAAGTTGGGGACTGAAGGTCACAGGGCAGTGACCAGGGCTGGACAGAGGCACTCTGTACTCATGTAGGATAGTACTGAGCTCCCAGAGAAAACCTGACACCCCCGTCTCCCCAAACAGTCACAACATGGGCCTTTTAAAACAGCAGCTTTAATGCCCCCCAGAATCAGCACCATGTCATCACAGGCTCGGGTCAAGGGGCGGGTCAGACACAGTCACATCTGCTCACTGCCCACAGCCACCCCCACATTGAGACATCTgccagggaggcaggagccacAATGGGGGTTTGTTCACAGTGGGGAAGGCTGGGCCCACGGGACCAAGTCACTGAAATAACGGACACGCTCCTGCACGCTCACATGCATACAGGCCTCTAGCACCAAGGTGAGGACAGCAGGGTTCTGCTGATACACCAACTCCTCTGGGGGATGCTGAACTTCAGCTCATTATCTGGGCCTCAGCTCTGGACAGCACCTGGGTAGGGCAGGTTGGGAGCTGTCTTCAGCCATCTGACCTTACCCAACATGTAGGCCACTGAGAAGCACTGGGCAAAGGGTCAACGGGGCAGGGAGCTAGGGGCACAAGGGGAGCAGGGGCTCTCACCTCAGAGGGGATCCTTACTCAGGTCTTTAAAGGAGGCAGCATGGAGGAGGACCATACTGGGACTCCACAGCTTCTCTATTCAGTTGTCTGGTCTGGGCATCTGTCCCAGGTCCCCCAGTCTGAGGGGCCTTCTGACCCAGGACCCTGACCCGGGACCTGGTCTGGGTAGGCTCAGTGCCCAGGCCCCTACTGGGGTGGGGGATAGGCCCGTACCTGTTCCCTGGCTCTGGATCACTCAGGGTTGGCAGCGGCGCTCACAGGCCTCACGGGTCCCAAAACGGTTGGCATTCCCTCCACAGCCACCGTAGACAAAGGGGTGACAGGCCTCTGTACCGTCTGCTACAGCCCGATGGTACCAGCGCAGGGTGTAGGCAGTACAAGAGCCCTCGTCCAGCGGAAGCAAGCAGGGGTCTGAGTCTGAGGTCAGTGGGGGTCAGGAGGTCAGTAGGGGTGGCAAGAGTCAGAGAGAGGCTGGGGGTCGGTGAGAGGTCAGCAGGGATCAGCTCTGCCTGCCCCTACCAGAATCCCTCTGGGCCCAGCCCCCATTCTCACCATCGCCATCCCAAGGAGCCTCAGGGGCCTGGTATTCCTCCACAGAATACTCAGAGTATTCATACTCGTCGTCCTCGAGGGGCACCCGGCCTGCACACACAAGGGGTGTGCTGTGAGCAGGGCCAGTGCTGGGCAAGGTTCGTGCTGCTCAACCCTGGCCCTCAGGGAGGGGCGAGCAGCACTGGTCTCCCATGTGTGTGCATGAAAGTGTTCATGCATGTGCCCTGCATGTGGACCCTGTGCATGTGGCACATGCCCTGCATGCATGAGCACCCCTGCATGTGTCTGTGCTCTACCCACACATGCCCCATGGGTCCAGCTGTCCTCACCTTCCTCCTCTGCATGAGAGACCCGAAGCACAGGCACGCGGTGGAGCTGGGGGCCAGCGGTGTCTGCAGCATAACTAGGGAGGGGTCCTGGAGCAAGGAGCAGGGGCACAGGGCCCTGGGGTCATCATGGCAGCCACCCCAGGAAAGTCCCTGCTGAGAGGACCAGGTGATGGGCAGAGCAGGGCCTGGGGTGAAGAAAGTTCCAGGAGCggaaaataccagaaaaatactCACGTGATCCAGATGCAATAAACTGGCCCTGGCAGGctggaaggggaagagagaggaagggagagagacaatgacagagaaagcaagagacaaagatggaaacAGGCAGGGAGAGAGACGGGGAGAGACACACACAGCCGGGGTAGAGATATACAGAGACGGACAGCaggagagagtgacagagagaaagacagaaggagagaaaggaagagagagacagtgggaagcagagagagagagagggagagagaaagaggaagaaaggcagaggagaaacagacaaagaatgaaagagaagttgGGAACAGGTCAACAAAGGGCAAGAGAGAGAGGGCGAGACAGAGACCGTCAGAAGCAGGCAGGCATGGAGACAGGGTGGAAGCAGTCGCAGACAGACAGAGATGGGAGGAGAAAGCCTCATTCTCTGATGCCTCCAGGGCCGTCAGAGCCCCCCGACCCCATATCAGGCCCAGAGGGACCAGCTctgctcccacctccaccccttccACACATGGCCATACTGGGCATCCAGGAACACATGTCCATCTGCATTTGCCTATGTGTCTCCATTTGGGGAAGTCCTGTCAGCCTGTCTGTCCTGAAACACATGCGTATCCATCCATCTCCACCCATCTCCTTGACTGCTTGCCCCCGTAAGTTCTGGGGACCCTTCCTGCCCTTGTCTAGGGGtcctggggtggagtggggatgggACCCAAGAGACTCTGGGCTGGGCTCCACTCACCACAATGCTGACTCATCTCCTGACGCACAAAGGCCCGAATGTCATCCTCCTGGGAGCACAagaccacaaggatcatgaagagCCCATGGATCACGGGAAGGACAAAGGGCACGTGATGCAGGGATCATGGAGGGGGAGCATTGAGTCAGGGGCCCAAGGCCCAGGGGGTCTGGGTGTTGGGTGCAGGAGGCAGGGCCCAGCCCACCCAGGCCCACACTCACTGTCAGCGCGGCTTCTCCCTTCTCACCACGAGGGCCAGTGGGTCCTGGCCGCCCCTGTGTGCAACGGATGGGACCAGGCTATGATTTCTGATCTCAAGGACACCAGAGGTCACCCCAATCTCTGACCCCAAGCCCAGGAATCCCCACTTACCTGctcccctctctctccagggATCCCAGGGGCCCCAGGGGCACCCACCACACTCTCTCCAGGGGGACCTCGCTCACCCTGTCAGACAGAAGGACTGAGTGAGCAGGGTCAGAGGCAGTGGGGGTCAGAAGTAGGGTAAGTTGGGGATCATAGTTTCAGAGGTTGTGGCAGGGATATTGGGGGAAGGGTTGCAAGGTCAGAGATCAATAAGATTAGAAGGGACAGGGGGGTTCAGGCGTCAGGAGTCAGAGTCAGGGTCCCTCACCTTCTGGCCCTGAAGTCCTTCAGGGCCTTTTGGACCAACACTGCCAGGGGACCCTGGTGGACCACTAGAGCCGTCATTGCCCCTGGGACCTGGGAAGCCCCCAATTCCTGGGGGCCCCTGGGGAGAGACAGATCAGAGTCAATGATCAGAGTCCCCCAAAATGGATGCACTTCCAGAGAGCACAATCCCCGCAGTTCACCATGACCTTGGCCTCAACTTACCCGCTCCCCTTTCTCACCCTGGTCACCCTTGGGTCCTGGTTGCCCATCAAAGCCTCGGTCACCCTGGGAACAGAAAGAAGCATGAGAGACCCTTTACCCTGGCCTTCCTCAGCCCACCCGCCACGAGCGCCGTGGTCCAATGGCCACAACCTTCCGTGACCTGAGCACTTGTGACCCTACCAGCTTGGGGACCCTCAATCTGCCATGAGCCCCATGACCTCAACCCCACTGTAACATCCTTTGCTCTGACTCCACCCATTTCCCTTACAATGACACTCCAACCTCCCCCACTGACCCCACCCACCGTAACTCCTTAGCTCTGATGCACATGTCCCCTCTGCTCCACCTCCCATCCCTTAATCCTAAATTCCCACTATGACCCCAACCCACCCTGAAATCTCAAGACCagccccactccaccccccaatGTCCCAACCTTCCACAACCTTCCCTGATGCAAAACCCTCATGGCCCTACCATGACCTTCCCTATCCCATCCTGACCCCCCAATGTCCACTGTTGAGAGACGCCATACCTTGGGACCAATCAGGCCCTCCTTTCCAGGGGCCCCCGACAGGCCCGGCACACCTGGCTCTCCCTGGAGAAGAGAAGACATGAGCTGGGCCCTGGCCCACCCGTCCTCTCCCCGTTCTGGGTGTGCCCCACACTCACCATATCTCCCTTGTGTCCTGCCAGCCCAGGGCGCCCAGGGGGACCAGCTTCTCCCTGCAGGCATCAGGTGGAGGAGTCAGCCTTAGGCCCAGTCCCCCCAGCCACCCACATCCCCTGTCTCCTCTGTACCTTATCTCCCTTCTCTCCGTCGAGGCCACAGGCTCCCTTAACCCCTCGTTCTCCCTGAGGGAAAAAAGCAGatggaaaaatgacttccagATACCTCACCCTATCACCCCTTGATCCTGAAACCACTCTCCAAACGGGCCTCAGACACTCTAACCTCTGACCTTCCAACCTCCAACCAACACCCCACATCAACCCTGGATACCCCAACATCTGACCCCAGATACCTCACCCTCCAACATCAGGCCTCCTGACCAGGAAAAAATACTCAGTTCCCTTCCCACCTTGAGGCCCCGGGGACCCGTGAAGCCAACATCTCCTTTGTCTCCTCGGACACCAGGGGCTCCATCCTTTCCTGGGGATCCCTGGGGGGAGAGGGGTCAATATGAAGTCAGGGGAGATCAGTGAGCAATCAAAGGGAATCACTCTGGATGTAACGGATTGGGAACATCATGGAGGTGAGAGTCACCATTGGAGGCCAGAGTCACTGGAAGGTCAGGGTTTTCCAAGGAGACAAGAGTCACCATGGGCAGGGGGTCACCATGTGGGTGGAACCATCATAGGGGTTACTGTGAAGGTAGGGGGCCCTGGGCAACATGAGGACACTATGAAAGCACTGGGTCACTATAATGTCAAGGGTCACCAAATGGGGATGGGGGCCCTGTGGGAGCAGGGGCATCTTACCGGGTCACCAGGGATCCCTGCAGCACCGGGCTCACCCTGTGGGAAACACAGATGGGGGAGGGAGGCCCCTCAATGTGACTGTCCCCCATGCTGGCCTATCTGCTGCACGTGAGGCCACTCGGTGACTCTGTGGCCAGGGCCCAGGCTGCACACAGATCCCATGTGAACACACACATGGCCAACAGTGAGGGAGGTTGGAAACTCCCCAACGCTCAGAGGACACCCATGGGACAGGTGTGTGTGACGTGTGGCTCTGGGTCTGTGCCTGGGGCAGGGCTTGCCTTGGATCCCGTGAGTCCACGCACTCCCAGCAACCCGGCTGAGCCCTTGTCACCAGGCTCTCCCTTGGCACCCTGTGGGAGTGACCAGAGAGGGACACAATCAGGAACAGACCAGGCTGGAGGCTTGGAGTATGACTGGAACTACCAACAGGGGCAGAGCTTgccagtgcccctccccaccaccacccccagtaGCCCCATCCCTTCCAGCCCACACCATAGCAGGTGGAGCTGGGGGCTGTGGCCCATGGAGTGGCTTGTTTCTCACCCCAGGTCTCCCAGATTCCTGCCCCTCCCTCTAACCATTGGGCCCCTAAACCTACCTGGAGTACCCCTAACACCCGAGGATCCCCCTTCCTGTCCCCAGCGGGCCTCTCATAGAGCCACAGTCCACAGAGCTCCCCTGTGACCTCACATTGAGGCCTTTGAGCCCCCTGTAGAGCCCCCATCCTCTCAGCCTCCCCATAGAGTTGCTACAGCCTACAGAACCCTTTCCCCTCTGACCTCCAGAAagtctccctcccatcctcccttCCTGTCCTCACAGACCTGCCATGGaacccccacagccccaggaCCCCCTTGCTGACCCTACATGGTACCACCCAAGCTCCCATGGGGCCCCCTCTTTCCCTCATAGAACCTCCATAGAGACCCCACAGCCCGCAGCACCCCCTCCCGACCCATATAGAGTACCCCACCCTCTCTCCCATACCTTCTCTCCAGGGTTCCCAATATCTCCCCGAGGTCCTTTGTCACCATCTGTGCCCCGAGGCCCTCGTTCACCCTGGGTCAGGGGTCAGAAGTCAGGGTCAGGGGCTAGAGTCCCTGAGTTTGAGCTCTCAGATCCCCTGGCCAAGCCCCCATAGGAGCCCCTCCCACACACAAGGGAGACCCAGTCCGCACATGGGCCAGACCCACTCACCATGTCCCCCTTGGCACCCTGTGGCCCCGGAGGCCCCACAGCCATGGCTGAGTCGCCCTGAGTGGACAAGGGGGCAGTCAGAGGAGTCGGAACACTCTTAGTCCCCTGTCCTGCCCTCCTCCATGCCCGCACTCACCTTGTCACCCTTTAGTCCTGCGGTCCCAGCATCACCCTATTGGGTGGAACAGTGTGAGTCTCACCCAAAGGGAGGAGTCCCAAGTCCTAATTACAAGAGCTATCCCCACCCCCACTTACCCCAGAAGCCGTTTCCCCATGTCCTTACCTTCTCCCCACGCTCCCCCCGGCTGCCCGGAGGGCCCTGTATGAGAGAAGAAGACTGTGAGGTATGGAAATTTGGGGAGACTAGTAGAGAGACAGCTCAAGGGGCAGGGGAGGACCAAGGGGGGCCCAGGGGAATAGGGGAGACAAAGGACTAGAGAGTAGACAAGGAGAAccagagagctgtggagagtgtccCAAGGGCACAGAGGGCACAGGCAAGGGACTGAAGTCACATCACTGGCACTTTCCACAAGGGGACCCACCGTGAGTCCTCTGGGTCCCTCCTCGCCAGGGCGGCCATCTTCACCCTGGATGGTGCCATTAAGTTCATTGATTCTAAGTTGGAAATTAGAGGCAATAACCACAATAAAGGGAGCCCTGAGGTGGCTCCCTGCAACAGGCCGTGACCACAGAGCAGGACATACGTACCCGAACGCCTGGCTCCCCACGCTCGCCGCGGGCCCCAGGCAGCCCTACTCCAGGGTTTCCCTGGAGATCAACAGGGCACCAAGGATAAGTGAGGGGAGTCAGTGGGGGACAGAGGTCAGTGGAGGTAGAGGGGGCGACAGGGGTCAGTGGAGGTTGAAGGGGGTGACAGGGGACAGTGGAGGTTGAACAGGGGTCAGGGGTCAGTGGAGGTTGGAGGGGGTGATGGGGTACAGGAGAAGGCGTCAGCATTGCCCCATCTACCTTGTCTCCTTTGAGTCCAGAGGCCCCAGGTGCTCCCTGTGGGCAGAGTGAGGTGAGGGTCCCATGCCCCTCAAAGGGGCACACACATACCCAGCCACAAAGTGACATAGTCCCCAGCATAAGTCCTCATGTGGACAGACTCCAACACACAGGAATCAGATACAGGGGATGTTGGGGCACTTCTACTCACCGCTGACCCTGGTGGTCCAGGTGGCCCCAAAGGACCTGGcgctccctctctccctgggaGGCCTGCCAGACCCTACCAGAAAAACAAGGCAAGAGAGGCAAAGGGTGACTTGGGAACTTCCTCCCCCTCTGCCCCGCCAAGACTGGGATCCCCCGAGATAGGGCCTGGGCCCCCTTCTCTTTCTCACCCACTACTGGATTCAGAGGTCCAGAAGTCACCAAGTCCCCACATGCTGCTCTCAGCACCCTTACCCGCTCTCCGCTAGGGCCTGGCTGACCCATCTCTCCTCGAGGGCCTGTCTGACCAGGGAACCCGACAACACCAGGAGCACCAAGGGGTCCAGGGGGGCCCAAGTCTCCCTGGAACAGAGATAGCAAAGGGAGGAGTGGTCCCAGCAGGACCCCTTCCCAGGACTAGGCTCAGAatgccctccccacctccaggggCCTCCCTGCTGGCTGCCCCCACCACTGGGGATGGGGTATTGACTTACCTTCAGACCAGGAGGACCAACTGGCCCAGGGGGGCCCTGGACCCCGACTCCTGGATCACCCTTCAAGGGAAAGGGGGGTCAGATCAGGCTCAAGGAGTCTCAGGACCGTGACCCTCAGCAGGGATACTTTAGAGCACACAtaccttgtgacccttgagtcctGGAGCCCCTTTCTGACCCTAAAAAATCAAAGTAAACAGCTTTGAGGGTAGGAACATGAACCCAGAGCTGAGACATTGCCCAAAAATATTCCCAGGGGAGCTCAGATGTGACCAAGGATTGGCTCCTGGAGCTCAGAGGTGACCATGGACTCATGAGGGTACAACAGGGAAGCTCAGATGTGATCACAGATATGGGGGGGTTCAGGTGTGACCACAGACACATGGAGCTCACACGTGAGCATAGATATATGGGATTGCAGACGTGAGGGCAGATCCATGGGAGCTCAGACAGGAGCAGGAACTTAGACACATCCATCTCAGGGAGCTTAGACATGACCACAGACACAAACTCTGATACACAGAGCGTAgatggggcagaggagagggGCAGCGTAGACACATGACGAAGGAGAGGCCCACAAGAACCCCAATGCGTCCTGAGACCTGGGAGATCAGAGAGGAGCACACGTGTGTGCTCAGACACAGTGAGGAGCAGAAGACCTAGGAGAGGCACACAGAAGCAAAGACGGGGCCCTGAGCCCTGGGAGTGCGGAGACCAGGAGGCATGACCCCTGTGTGCTCCTGGGAGCAAGATCCTGAATGCTGGAACATGTGGCCAGACTCAGGTCAGGACTTCAGACATGTGCACAGGCCCAGGAATGGTCCCTTATGTCGGTGACTGCATTCCTGACCCAGGCTCAGACTGGCCCAGACCCCAGACTCACATCTTCCCCAGGGTCTCCAGGCTCCCCTGCACGGCCAGCTTCACCCTGCACAGAAAGGGTGGTGAGGGCGTCTGGCCACCCAACCTGacccctccctgcccagctctcGGGCCCTGGGGCCAGGCCCATCTCACCTTCTCGCCCCGTGGCCCTGGCAGTCCTCGGTCACCTTTGGCTCCCTGTAGAGACAGGCATCAAGAGACAACATAGGCATCGGAGTCACAGACAGATGAGACTCAAGGAGGGAGGCCTGAGGCCCGGGGTCAAATGGGGCATATTATGGAAGCTGAGGGAGATGAGGGTGGGTGAACTGTGTTGTTGGAGGTTCCACACTCACCGGCTCTCCCACCAGGTCTCCAGCAAGGCCTCCAGGGGCTCCCTGACAAGGGAGAGGGGTCAGTGGGATTCCTTGGCCCTCACCactcagcccctcctcccaggcctcCCACACACTCACCTTCTCTCCCTTTGCTCCAGGGGGCCCAACCACAGCCTGTGGGGAATGCCTGGTAAGTTACCTGGCCTCCTGCcttctgcccacccccaccctgtggCCTGGATGGGAAGTGCCAACTAGGCTTGGGGGGGTGGGGCGGGTAGAGGAGCTGGTGCAGAGGGTGGGGTCAAAGATCACCTGTCCAGGCGTCCCCATGGGTCCAGGCTCTCCTTTAGGTCCGACAGGGCCAGGCAGACCTGGTGATCCCTGTGGCAGAGCAGCATAAAGAACTCAGTGCTTCTCCACCATGCTGCGCCTGCTGCCCAGCCCTCCTCATCCTCCTGGCACATGACTAGGCACAGGGCCCCGTCACAGGCCTGCAGCAAGCTCCCCCCGAAACACACACCGGCACACCAGGGGCTCCTCTGTCTCCATCTTTTCCACTGGCACCATCACGACCTGGGGCTCCCGGCTTCCCTGTCTCCCCCTAAGAGGGAGGAGCTCA
Proteins encoded:
- the UCN2 gene encoding urocortin-2 → MPGDMPWLPPQGAEGDKWALKGAEGQTTAQNCLAPAPGSHGSPDLPQRKLLLPDHAMTRWALMVLRVLTLGRALLVPATTILAFQLIPQNFPQATPRPVALEGHSASTTGSSAAWGHPSPGPCPGSRIALSLDVPIGLLQILLEQAQARAAREWAASNARILAHIGCH